In Bradyrhizobium sp. CCBAU 051011, the following are encoded in one genomic region:
- a CDS encoding DUF805 domain-containing protein: protein MLGFLFGFNARIGRLHFFCSTLVVTVMMVAVHAAAIAYAFQTTPKGTVPSPASGPIFAAAIFYAWLTVTLQSMRFRDIGWDPVCVMPAWIAVVIVDGIVATKFPAMSLGHERGTMVGALINLSLILALLFCPSGAHDSPVPTLDERFPNPPPPRPVAETPAVPQITRPANGGFGRRGL, encoded by the coding sequence ATGCTGGGTTTCCTGTTCGGCTTCAATGCCCGCATTGGCCGCCTGCATTTTTTCTGCAGCACGCTGGTGGTCACCGTCATGATGGTCGCGGTCCATGCCGCCGCCATCGCTTACGCTTTTCAGACCACCCCCAAGGGAACGGTTCCAAGCCCGGCCTCGGGGCCGATCTTCGCCGCCGCCATCTTCTACGCGTGGCTCACTGTCACGCTGCAGTCGATGCGGTTCAGGGATATCGGATGGGATCCGGTTTGCGTGATGCCGGCGTGGATCGCGGTTGTGATCGTCGACGGGATCGTCGCCACCAAATTCCCGGCCATGTCACTGGGCCATGAGCGCGGAACGATGGTCGGTGCGCTCATTAACCTCTCGCTCATTCTTGCCTTGCTGTTTTGTCCCAGCGGAGCGCATGACAGTCCGGTGCCGACCCTTGACGAGCGGTTTCCCAATCCGCCGCCGCCCCGCCCGGTCGCGGAGACGCCGGCCGTGCCGCAAATTACGCGGCCTGCCAACGGTGGATTCGGCCGCCGCGGGCTTTAG
- a CDS encoding ABC transporter ATP-binding protein — MLRVENLVRSFGGIKATDNLSLDVLPGELHAIIGPNGAGKTTLISQLTGQLMPNSGAIHFAGRDVTGVPAYQRSRLGLARSFQITSLLKDFTAIDNVAIAAQAHDGHSFRFWGAARKEKHLRDAAQAALTRVGLGQRANVLVSELSHGEQRELELAVALATKPQLLLLDEPMAGLGVTESARMVALLKELRKEVTIVLVEHDMEAVFALADRITVLVYGRVIASGDPDAIRNNEEVKRAYLGDQHAVTRHG; from the coding sequence TTGCTCCGCGTTGAAAATCTGGTCCGCAGCTTCGGCGGCATCAAAGCCACCGACAATCTGTCGCTGGACGTCCTGCCGGGCGAGCTGCATGCCATCATCGGCCCCAACGGCGCCGGCAAGACCACGCTGATCAGCCAGTTGACCGGGCAGTTGATGCCGAATTCCGGCGCGATTCACTTCGCCGGTCGCGACGTCACCGGGGTGCCGGCCTATCAGCGCAGCCGGCTTGGGTTGGCGCGATCGTTCCAGATCACGTCGCTGCTGAAGGATTTTACCGCGATAGATAATGTCGCGATCGCGGCGCAGGCGCATGACGGCCACTCGTTCCGCTTCTGGGGCGCTGCCCGCAAGGAGAAGCATCTGCGCGACGCGGCGCAGGCCGCACTGACGCGAGTGGGACTCGGGCAACGCGCCAATGTGCTGGTTTCCGAATTGAGCCACGGCGAACAGCGCGAGCTCGAGCTTGCGGTCGCGCTTGCGACCAAACCGCAATTGCTGCTGCTCGACGAGCCGATGGCCGGCCTCGGCGTCACCGAATCCGCGCGCATGGTGGCGCTATTGAAGGAATTGCGGAAGGAAGTCACCATCGTGCTGGTCGAGCACGACATGGAAGCGGTATTCGCGCTCGCTGACCGCATCACCGTGCTGGTCTATGGCCGCGTCATCGCCTCCGGCGATCCCGACGCCATTCGCAACAACGAGGAAGTCAAGCGCGCCTATCTCGGCGACCAGCATGCGGTGACCCGTCATGGCTGA
- a CDS encoding branched-chain amino acid ABC transporter permease translates to MLVLVEQSLNGLQFGLLLFLLAAGLTLVFGIMDFVNLAHGSLYMMGAYFAATFVAWTNSFILGILMALGATLLLGILLEFVALRHLYGRDHLDQVLATFGLILFFNDAVRLIWGPAGLSLPLPAWLTVPVQIVPGVFYPAYRLSIIVVALAVAAMLYVVVMRTKIGMLIRAGASNREMIGALGINIKLLFTLVFGLGAALAGLAGLMQAPILTVQIGMGENILILAFVIIVIGGIGSIRGAFLAAIFVGMIDTLGRAFLPDLLRTVLSSAAASTAAPALSSMLIYLLMAIVLVVRPEGLFPAAKR, encoded by the coding sequence ATGCTCGTCCTCGTAGAACAATCGCTGAACGGCTTGCAGTTCGGCCTGCTGCTGTTCCTGCTGGCAGCCGGCTTGACGCTGGTGTTCGGCATCATGGACTTCGTCAATCTGGCGCACGGCTCGCTCTACATGATGGGCGCCTATTTCGCGGCGACCTTCGTGGCGTGGACCAACAGTTTCATACTGGGCATCCTGATGGCGCTCGGCGCCACGCTGCTGCTCGGCATTCTCCTGGAGTTCGTGGCGCTGCGGCATCTCTACGGCCGCGACCATCTCGACCAGGTGCTCGCGACCTTCGGCCTGATACTGTTCTTCAACGACGCGGTGCGGCTGATCTGGGGCCCGGCCGGCCTGTCTCTGCCGCTGCCGGCCTGGCTGACCGTGCCGGTGCAGATCGTCCCCGGCGTGTTCTATCCGGCCTACCGGCTGTCGATCATCGTGGTCGCGCTGGCGGTTGCCGCGATGCTTTATGTCGTGGTGATGCGAACCAAGATCGGCATGCTGATCCGCGCAGGCGCCTCCAACCGCGAGATGATCGGCGCGCTCGGCATCAACATCAAGCTGCTGTTCACGCTGGTGTTCGGGCTGGGCGCCGCGCTCGCCGGGCTGGCCGGGCTGATGCAGGCGCCGATCCTCACGGTGCAGATCGGCATGGGCGAGAACATCCTGATTCTCGCCTTCGTCATCATCGTGATTGGTGGCATCGGCTCGATCCGCGGCGCGTTCCTGGCCGCGATCTTCGTCGGTATGATCGATACGCTCGGCCGCGCCTTCCTGCCCGATCTGTTGCGCACCGTGCTGAGTTCCGCCGCCGCCTCGACCGCCGCGCCCGCGCTGTCGTCGATGCTGATCTATCTCCTGATGGCGATCGTCCTTGTCGTTCGTCCGGAGGGACTGTTTCCGGCTGCCAAGCGATGA
- a CDS encoding glutamine synthetase family protein, whose translation MSFVERHGLWSKEQREAATRLARIVDEQNLEVIRLSFPDQHGILRGKTLIASEAIASLESGCSITTTMLAKDTSHKTVFPVFTSGGGFGMKEMEGAADVLMVADPTTFRVLPWAPTTGWLLCDLYFNDGRPVPFATRHLYRKVIDQLGARGYDFVAGLEVEFHLFKLDDAHMAPEDAGQPGRPPSVSLLSHGYQYLTEQRYDQMEPALEIIRRDVLALGLPLRSVEVEFGPSQCEFTFQPTKGLVPADNMVLFRSAVKQIARRHGYHATFMCRPKLPNVFASGWHLHQSLVSRADGANAFMASDKGEALNPFAKHYLAGLLEHARASTVFTTPTINGYKRYRSYSLAPDRAIWGRDNRGVMIRVLGGPGDAATRLENRIGEPAANPYLYMASQILSGLDGVDRKLDPGPSADTPYETKAALLPKSLREAVFALQDDPFFRQALGAEFVDYYVHIKNAEIERFQAEVSDWEHREYFEMF comes from the coding sequence TTGAGTTTTGTGGAACGTCACGGGCTATGGTCGAAAGAGCAGAGAGAGGCGGCGACCCGCCTCGCCCGCATCGTCGACGAGCAAAACCTCGAAGTCATCCGCCTGTCGTTCCCCGACCAGCACGGAATCCTCCGCGGCAAGACGCTGATCGCGAGCGAGGCGATCGCTTCGCTGGAAAGCGGCTGCTCCATCACCACGACGATGCTGGCCAAGGACACCTCGCACAAGACGGTGTTTCCGGTGTTCACATCAGGCGGCGGATTCGGCATGAAGGAGATGGAAGGCGCCGCCGACGTCTTGATGGTGGCAGACCCGACCACCTTTCGCGTGCTGCCGTGGGCACCGACCACCGGCTGGCTGCTCTGCGATCTCTATTTCAACGACGGCCGTCCGGTGCCGTTCGCCACACGGCATCTCTATCGCAAGGTAATCGATCAGCTCGGCGCGCGCGGCTACGATTTCGTGGCGGGCCTTGAGGTCGAATTCCATCTCTTCAAGCTCGACGATGCGCACATGGCGCCGGAGGATGCCGGCCAGCCCGGGCGGCCGCCATCGGTCAGCCTGCTGTCGCACGGCTATCAATATCTGACCGAGCAGCGCTACGACCAGATGGAGCCGGCGCTGGAAATCATCCGCCGCGACGTGCTTGCGCTCGGGCTTCCCTTGCGATCGGTCGAGGTCGAGTTCGGCCCGAGCCAGTGCGAATTCACCTTCCAGCCGACCAAGGGCCTCGTGCCCGCCGACAACATGGTGCTATTCCGCTCGGCCGTAAAACAGATCGCGCGCCGCCACGGCTATCACGCGACCTTCATGTGCCGGCCGAAACTGCCGAACGTGTTCGCTTCCGGCTGGCATCTGCATCAATCGCTGGTATCGCGCGCTGATGGCGCGAACGCGTTCATGGCCAGCGACAAGGGCGAAGCGCTGAACCCGTTCGCAAAACACTATCTCGCCGGACTGCTGGAGCATGCCCGCGCATCGACCGTGTTCACCACGCCGACCATCAACGGCTACAAGCGCTACCGCTCGTATTCGCTGGCACCGGACCGCGCGATCTGGGGCCGCGACAACAGAGGCGTCATGATCCGCGTGCTCGGCGGTCCGGGCGATGCCGCGACGCGGCTGGAAAACCGCATCGGCGAGCCTGCGGCGAACCCGTATCTCTACATGGCCTCGCAGATTCTCTCAGGGCTCGACGGCGTCGACCGCAAGCTCGATCCTGGGCCGTCCGCGGATACGCCGTACGAGACCAAGGCGGCGCTATTGCCAAAGAGTCTTCGCGAGGCGGTATTCGCGCTGCAGGACGATCCGTTCTTCCGTCAGGCACTGGGCGCAGAGTTCGTGGACTACTACGTCCACATCAAGAATGCGGAGATCGAGCGGTTTCAGGCCGAAGTGTCGGACTGGGAGCACCGCGAATATTTCGAGATGTTTTGA
- a CDS encoding branched-chain amino acid ABC transporter permease: protein MKSAINARNVVVALVALGLTLLPVYSALTGNIFILTLFTRIIIFALAAASLNLIMGYGGMMSFGHAAYLGIGGYAVGILAHEGVGSGFIQWPVALAASALYALVIGALSLRTRGVYFIMITLAFAQMAYYIASGLSRYGGDDGLTIYKRSTFGGLIDLSNRTQFYYLCLACLFGGVYLIWRIVNSRFGMVVQGVRSNEQRMQAIGYHANRYRLVCFVISGTICGLAGALLANNTDFISPAGMYWTRSGELMVMVVFGGMGSLFGPVLGTIVFLLLEEVLSQFTEYWALIMGPLLLLLVLFARGGIMGLLGRLSRD from the coding sequence ATGAAATCTGCCATCAACGCCCGCAACGTCGTCGTGGCGCTCGTCGCGCTTGGCCTCACATTGCTGCCGGTTTATTCGGCGCTGACCGGCAACATCTTTATCCTGACGCTGTTCACGCGCATCATCATCTTCGCACTCGCCGCCGCCAGCCTCAACCTCATCATGGGCTATGGCGGCATGATGAGTTTTGGTCATGCCGCCTATCTCGGCATCGGCGGCTATGCGGTGGGCATCCTCGCTCATGAGGGCGTCGGCTCCGGATTTATCCAGTGGCCGGTGGCGCTGGCGGCATCGGCGCTCTATGCGCTCGTCATCGGGGCGCTCTCGCTGCGCACCCGCGGCGTCTACTTCATCATGATCACGCTGGCCTTCGCGCAGATGGCCTATTACATCGCCTCGGGTCTTTCTCGCTATGGCGGCGACGACGGCCTCACCATCTACAAGCGCAGCACGTTCGGCGGCCTGATCGATCTGTCGAACCGCACGCAGTTCTATTACCTCTGCCTCGCCTGCCTGTTCGGCGGCGTCTATCTGATCTGGCGCATCGTCAACTCGCGGTTCGGCATGGTGGTGCAGGGCGTTCGTTCCAACGAACAGCGCATGCAGGCGATCGGCTATCATGCCAACCGCTATCGTCTCGTCTGCTTCGTCATCTCGGGCACCATTTGCGGCCTCGCCGGCGCACTTCTCGCCAACAATACCGACTTCATCAGCCCGGCCGGGATGTACTGGACCCGCTCTGGCGAACTCATGGTGATGGTGGTCTTCGGTGGCATGGGATCGCTGTTTGGTCCCGTCCTGGGCACCATCGTGTTCCTCCTGCTGGAAGAAGTCCTGTCGCAATTCACCGAATACTGGGCGTTGATCATGGGCCCGCTGTTGCTGCTGCTCGTGCTGTTCGCGCGGGGCGGCATCATGGGGCTGCTCGGGAGGTTGAGCCGTGACTAG
- a CDS encoding NAD(P)/FAD-dependent oxidoreductase codes for MTTVPKEPHHVVIVGAGFGGLEAAFGLAGAPVKITLIDRRNHHLFQPLLYQVATASLATSEIAWPIRYLLRHRPEVTTLFANVNGVDAVGKRVLLEDGDTIAYDTLVLATGARHAYFGHDEWEPFAPGLKTLEDATTLRRRILVAFERAERETDPARRAALLTFVIIGAGPTGVEMAGTIADLAKDTLPPDFRNIDTHKTRVVLVEAGPRVLAGFPEDLSAYAQRSLEEIGVEVLLGQPVTECAIDGVVYGGNKLEARTIVWAAGVRASRAAEWLNAPADRAYRLKVEPDLTVPGHPHVFAIGDTVTIAGPDGNPVPGIAPAAKQQGRYVAALIKARLNGSTMPPFRYKHAGSLAQIGKKKAVIDFGRIKLRGNLAWWIWGIAHIYFLIGLRNRLSVALSWLWIHARDQRAARLITQGSSKVTG; via the coding sequence ATGACGACAGTGCCGAAAGAACCCCATCACGTGGTAATCGTCGGCGCCGGTTTCGGCGGGCTGGAAGCAGCCTTTGGCCTTGCCGGGGCGCCGGTCAAGATCACGCTGATCGATCGCCGCAACCATCACCTGTTCCAGCCGCTGCTCTACCAGGTCGCGACCGCCTCGCTGGCGACGTCGGAAATCGCCTGGCCGATCCGTTACCTGCTGCGCCACCGTCCCGAAGTGACGACGCTGTTCGCCAATGTGAACGGCGTCGACGCCGTCGGAAAACGCGTGCTGCTCGAAGACGGCGATACCATTGCCTACGACACGCTGGTCCTCGCTACCGGCGCCCGTCACGCCTATTTCGGCCATGACGAGTGGGAGCCGTTCGCGCCCGGCCTGAAGACGCTGGAGGATGCCACGACGCTGCGACGGCGCATCCTCGTTGCCTTCGAGCGCGCCGAGCGCGAGACCGATCCGGCGCGGCGTGCCGCGCTGCTCACCTTCGTTATCATCGGCGCCGGCCCGACCGGCGTCGAGATGGCGGGCACCATCGCCGACCTCGCCAAGGACACGCTGCCGCCGGACTTTCGCAACATCGATACCCACAAGACCCGCGTTGTCCTGGTCGAGGCCGGCCCGCGCGTGCTCGCCGGCTTCCCCGAAGATCTCTCCGCCTATGCGCAGCGCTCGCTGGAAGAGATCGGCGTCGAAGTGTTGCTGGGGCAGCCCGTTACCGAATGCGCCATCGATGGCGTCGTCTATGGCGGCAACAAGCTCGAGGCCAGAACCATCGTCTGGGCCGCCGGCGTGCGCGCCTCGCGCGCGGCCGAATGGCTGAACGCGCCCGCTGATCGCGCCTACCGCCTGAAGGTCGAGCCTGATCTGACCGTGCCCGGCCATCCCCACGTGTTTGCCATTGGCGACACCGTGACGATCGCAGGCCCCGACGGCAATCCCGTACCGGGCATTGCGCCGGCGGCCAAGCAGCAGGGGCGCTATGTGGCCGCGCTGATCAAGGCGCGCCTGAACGGCAGCACGATGCCGCCGTTCCGCTACAAGCACGCCGGCAGCCTGGCACAGATCGGCAAGAAGAAGGCCGTGATCGACTTCGGCCGCATCAAGCTGCGCGGCAACCTCGCCTGGTGGATCTGGGGCATCGCCCACATCTACTTCCTGATCGGCCTGCGCAACCGCCTCAGCGTGGCGCTGAGCTGGCTGTGGATCCACGCCCGCGACCAGCGCGCGGCGCGGCTGATCACGCAGGGGTCGAGCAAGGTCACGGGATAG
- a CDS encoding aromatic ring-hydroxylating dioxygenase subunit alpha → MMSQEANDLITRTGRKDPCGKLMRMYWQPAALVDELVGPRPVRPVKLLGENLVLFRDEAGRYGLIDRHCAHRGADLAFGRLENGGLRCAFHGWLFDISGQCLETPAEPKDSKLCQGIRQRSYPVVEKSGILWAYLGEGEPPAFPEIDCFVAPDSHTFAFKGHINCNWLQALEVGIDPAHASFLHRFFEDEDTSAAYGKQFRGASAGSDMPMTKILREYDNPIINVEHTEYGLRLIALRELDEERTHVRVTNQLFPHGFVIPMSQDMTITQWHVPIDDENCYWYAIFTSYTTPVDKKKMRDQRLELYELPDYKSRKNKNNDYGFDPHEQATATYTGMGTDINVHDQWAVESMGAIQDRTNEHLGQSDKAIVQYRRLLRQEIEKVSGGEKPMLFLDAAHARSIQGPATMDGIGPTLGWEIYWMEVDVKRRRGAPWAAPVPSEIAGKVPHLTAAE, encoded by the coding sequence ATGATGAGCCAGGAAGCGAACGACCTGATTACCCGCACCGGGCGCAAGGACCCCTGCGGCAAGCTGATGCGGATGTACTGGCAGCCGGCAGCGCTGGTGGATGAGCTGGTGGGACCGCGGCCGGTTCGGCCCGTTAAACTGCTCGGCGAAAACCTGGTGCTGTTTCGCGACGAAGCAGGCCGTTACGGCCTGATCGACCGCCACTGCGCGCATCGCGGCGCCGACCTCGCCTTTGGTCGTCTCGAAAATGGCGGGCTGCGCTGCGCCTTCCATGGCTGGCTGTTCGATATCTCCGGCCAATGCCTGGAGACACCCGCGGAGCCGAAGGACTCAAAGCTCTGCCAGGGCATCAGGCAGCGCTCCTATCCCGTGGTCGAGAAAAGCGGCATCCTCTGGGCCTATCTCGGTGAAGGCGAGCCGCCGGCGTTTCCGGAGATCGACTGTTTTGTCGCGCCTGACAGCCATACCTTTGCGTTCAAGGGCCACATCAATTGCAACTGGCTGCAGGCGCTGGAAGTCGGCATCGATCCGGCGCACGCCTCCTTTCTGCACCGCTTCTTTGAGGATGAGGACACGTCCGCAGCCTACGGCAAGCAGTTCCGCGGCGCATCCGCCGGAAGCGACATGCCGATGACCAAGATTTTGCGCGAATACGACAACCCGATCATCAATGTCGAGCACACCGAATACGGCCTGCGCCTGATTGCGCTACGCGAGCTGGATGAAGAGCGCACCCATGTGCGCGTCACCAACCAGCTTTTCCCGCACGGCTTCGTCATCCCGATGAGTCAGGACATGACGATCACACAGTGGCACGTGCCCATCGATGACGAGAACTGCTACTGGTACGCGATCTTCACGAGCTACACGACGCCGGTCGACAAGAAGAAGATGCGCGACCAGCGCCTCGAACTCTACGAGCTGCCGGACTACAAGTCGCGCAAGAACAAGAACAACGACTACGGCTTCGATCCGCACGAACAGGCAACCGCGACCTATACCGGCATGGGGACCGACATCAACGTCCACGACCAGTGGGCGGTGGAATCGATGGGCGCGATCCAGGACCGCACCAACGAGCATCTCGGGCAATCAGACAAGGCGATCGTGCAATATCGCCGCCTGCTGCGGCAGGAGATCGAGAAGGTTTCCGGCGGCGAAAAGCCGATGCTGTTTCTCGATGCGGCGCACGCGCGGAGCATCCAGGGCCCGGCGACGATGGACGGCATTGGCCCGACGTTAGGCTGGGAAATCTACTGGATGGAAGTCGACGTGAAGCGCCGCCGCGGCGCGCCGTGGGCGGCGCCAGTGCCGAGCGAGATCGCCGGCAAGGTTCCCCACCTCACGGCGGCGGAGTGA
- a CDS encoding ABC transporter substrate-binding protein, giving the protein MKKAFWLAGAAILALTQTAVAGDTIKIGFVSTFSGPTAVIGNDMRNSFELALDHLGRKMGGKPVEVIYEDDGQKPDVGKQKTEKLIQSDKVDFIAGYIWSNVLLASLKTAVDSKTFLISANAGPSQLAGELCSPYVFSTSWQNDQTPQAVGTYMNQKGVKSVFLIGPNYAAGKDMLAGVKSTFKGQVVGEEYTVWPSQLDFSAELTKAKNSKAESIFVFYPGAAGVQFLNQYAQAGIKGQIPLYTAFTIDELSLPLQKDNAIGVPGAQQWVNDLPNAENKKFVEDYRKKYPGLRPTFYGAQSYDAANLINSAVVAVKGDTSKKDEMKAEMEKANFKSVRGPFKYGKNHIPIQNFYLQDVVKDADGQLSLKTVATIVKDDQDRFVDKCPMK; this is encoded by the coding sequence ATGAAAAAGGCATTCTGGCTGGCTGGCGCGGCCATTCTGGCGCTGACGCAGACCGCAGTTGCTGGCGACACCATCAAGATCGGCTTTGTCTCGACCTTCAGCGGCCCGACCGCTGTGATCGGAAACGACATGCGCAACTCGTTCGAGCTGGCGCTTGATCATCTCGGCCGCAAGATGGGCGGGAAGCCGGTCGAGGTGATCTATGAGGACGACGGCCAGAAGCCCGATGTCGGTAAACAGAAGACCGAAAAACTGATCCAGTCCGACAAGGTCGATTTCATCGCCGGCTATATCTGGTCGAACGTGCTGCTGGCTTCGCTGAAGACCGCGGTCGATTCAAAAACCTTCCTGATCTCGGCCAATGCCGGTCCCTCGCAGCTCGCCGGCGAGCTCTGTTCGCCTTACGTGTTCTCGACCTCCTGGCAGAACGACCAGACCCCGCAGGCGGTCGGCACCTATATGAACCAGAAGGGCGTGAAATCAGTGTTCCTGATCGGCCCGAACTACGCCGCCGGAAAGGACATGCTGGCCGGCGTGAAGAGCACCTTCAAGGGCCAGGTCGTGGGCGAGGAATACACGGTGTGGCCGAGCCAGCTCGACTTCTCCGCGGAGCTTACCAAGGCCAAGAACTCCAAGGCCGAGTCGATTTTCGTGTTCTATCCGGGCGCGGCCGGCGTCCAGTTCCTCAATCAATATGCCCAGGCTGGCATCAAGGGGCAGATCCCGCTCTATACCGCGTTTACGATCGACGAATTGTCACTGCCGCTGCAGAAGGACAACGCGATCGGCGTGCCCGGGGCGCAGCAATGGGTCAACGATCTGCCCAACGCCGAGAACAAGAAGTTCGTCGAGGACTATCGCAAGAAATATCCCGGGCTGCGCCCGACCTTCTATGGCGCGCAGTCCTATGATGCCGCCAACCTGATCAACAGCGCGGTCGTCGCCGTGAAGGGCGACACCTCGAAGAAGGACGAGATGAAGGCTGAGATGGAGAAGGCCAACTTCAAGTCCGTGCGCGGGCCGTTCAAATACGGCAAGAACCACATCCCGATCCAGAACTTCTACCTGCAGGACGTGGTCAAGGACGCCGACGGCCAGCTTTCGCTCAAGACGGTGGCGACCATCGTCAAGGACGACCAGGACCGCTTCGTCGACAAGTGCCCGATGAAGTGA
- a CDS encoding ABC transporter ATP-binding protein produces MAETLLEIDGIETCYGLSQVLFGLSLKVQSGEMVALMGRNGMGKTTTVRSIMGMTGARAGTIRFAGEQVRSLPSYKIAKLGIGLVPEGRQIFPNLTVYENLVAASGNRAGNSDPWTIDKIHALFPRLAERGNNMGVTLSGGEQQMLAIGRALMTNPKLLILDEATEGLAPLIREEIWNCLSMLKGRGQSVLVIDKNVANLSKIADRHYIIERGRTVWTGTSEQLIAEPDLQHRYLGI; encoded by the coding sequence ATGGCTGAAACATTGCTGGAAATCGACGGGATCGAGACCTGCTACGGCCTCAGCCAGGTGCTGTTCGGCCTGTCGCTGAAGGTTCAATCGGGCGAAATGGTCGCCCTGATGGGCCGCAACGGCATGGGCAAGACCACGACCGTCCGTTCCATCATGGGCATGACGGGCGCGCGCGCCGGCACGATCCGCTTCGCGGGCGAGCAGGTGCGCAGCCTGCCGTCGTACAAGATTGCAAAGCTTGGCATCGGCCTCGTGCCCGAGGGACGGCAGATCTTTCCCAATCTCACCGTGTACGAAAATCTGGTCGCAGCCTCGGGAAACCGCGCTGGCAATTCCGATCCCTGGACCATCGACAAGATCCACGCGCTGTTTCCGCGCCTCGCCGAGCGCGGCAACAATATGGGCGTGACGCTCTCGGGCGGCGAGCAGCAGATGCTGGCGATCGGCCGCGCGCTGATGACCAATCCAAAGCTCTTGATCCTCGATGAAGCCACCGAAGGCCTCGCACCGCTGATCCGCGAGGAAATCTGGAATTGCCTGTCGATGCTTAAGGGCCGTGGGCAATCCGTACTGGTCATCGACAAGAACGTCGCCAACCTCTCCAAGATCGCTGACCGCCACTACATCATCGAGCGCGGCCGCACGGTGTGGACGGGGACGAGTGAGCAACTCATCGCCGAGCCGGATCTGCAGCACCGGTATCTCGGGATTTGA
- a CDS encoding sigma-70 family RNA polymerase sigma factor, whose protein sequence is MTVVPETSTASDIERLLVAMRRLHRYCARMVGSVIDGEDVLQDALIKAVEAHATAGAIGNPEGWLFRIAHNTALDFLRRRNRQETLRSMEEADMIVDQLDAVESRQIAATSLRTFMRLPVAQRGSVILMDVLGCSLKEICEAMGCSLPAAKAALHRGRAQLREFAAEPDDTPQQRLPDADRARLGAYVAHFNARDFDAIRTMIADDVKLDLVNKTHMRGKAEVSRYFGNYAKVNDWHLVPGLVEGRPAILVFDPGKRDAGPKYFMLLDWSAGRVATIRDFRHAPYVVDGAEYLI, encoded by the coding sequence ATGACCGTGGTGCCCGAGACGTCCACAGCCTCCGACATCGAACGCCTGCTTGTCGCGATGCGGCGGCTGCATCGTTACTGCGCGCGCATGGTGGGCTCGGTCATCGACGGCGAGGATGTGCTGCAGGACGCGCTGATCAAGGCGGTGGAGGCGCACGCTACCGCCGGCGCCATCGGCAATCCCGAAGGCTGGCTGTTCCGGATCGCGCACAACACGGCGCTGGATTTCCTGCGCCGGCGCAACCGCCAGGAGACGCTCCGCTCGATGGAGGAGGCGGATATGATCGTTGATCAGCTCGATGCCGTGGAAAGCCGCCAGATCGCCGCCACGTCCTTGCGCACGTTCATGCGCCTGCCGGTAGCGCAGCGCGGAAGTGTGATCCTGATGGACGTGCTCGGCTGTTCGCTGAAGGAAATCTGCGAGGCGATGGGTTGCAGCCTGCCCGCGGCCAAGGCCGCGCTGCATCGCGGCCGCGCGCAGTTGCGCGAATTCGCCGCTGAGCCGGACGATACGCCGCAACAGAGATTGCCGGATGCGGATCGTGCGCGCCTCGGCGCCTATGTCGCGCATTTCAACGCGCGCGATTTCGACGCGATCCGCACCATGATTGCTGATGACGTCAAGCTCGATCTCGTCAACAAGACCCATATGCGTGGCAAGGCCGAGGTGTCCCGATATTTCGGCAACTACGCCAAGGTCAACGACTGGCATCTGGTGCCCGGCCTGGTCGAAGGGCGTCCCGCCATCCTGGTATTCGATCCGGGCAAGCGCGATGCAGGGCCGAAATATTTCATGTTGCTGGATTGGTCGGCCGGCCGGGTCGCAACCATCAGGGATTTCCGCCACGCGCCTTACGTCGTCGATGGCGCGGAGTATTTGATCTGA